One region of Pagrus major chromosome 5, Pma_NU_1.0 genomic DNA includes:
- the lnpep gene encoding leucyl-cystinyl aminopeptidase encodes MDPFDSNSAERANLPRNMIENSMFEEEPDVVDLAKDSATFPTFPALDPDEVAYEPRSSRLLVRGLGENDMDEDEEDCESSARLLGMSFMNRSSSHRPSSSPYTRQPPPRSCSRPSARTMVVCVLFLVIAASMTMVLYFLPGCTFTKTGCKPNKTTPIEPVYPESTNGTLFPWAQLRLPKSVHPLSYDLTLNPDLENMTFTGRTVIDMLVLHNTKRIVLHSANLNIAKATFKLGDGDASNVTVLEYKPAQQIAVKFTEDLKAGQHCVLTLEYSAKLSHTYDGFYNSSYTDKDGNKRVLAATQFEPLSARKAFPCFDEPAFKATFLVKITRKPNYMTLSNMPKANTTALPNGLVRDEFERTSVNMSTYLVAFIVADFTPINKNVSETLVSVYSVPEKKEHTEYALDTASKLLEFYNNFFEIDYPLKKLDLVAIPDFLAGAMENWGLITFRETSLLVGKQSSSLEKQVVASVIAHELAHQWFGNLVTMSWWNDLWLNEGFATYMQYTSLQTVLPHLDIGNLFLAVRFRAMDKDALNSSHAVSTEVNTPEQVEEMFDSVSYEKGASILLMLKASLPGDQQFRKGIIQYLNQFSGLNTDTNDLWNSLTQVDVSTQHQNVTEMMSSWTSQKGFPLVTVSRKGDEVTLTQEHFLLTSDNATHTSSLWNIPVTYVNDSCSSAPECRQVFTLKTKSETFKLPESVKWLKLNYRNTGFYIVHYGDKGWADLRDALSSNVSVLTHEDRASLIHNIFALSRLGRVSFRHVLNLLDYMTNETETSPVLEALLQLNNLYRLLDKRQEHTLVARMKDYILRHFGSLMNKQTWVEEESVSKQELRSALLETACSLSEKSCTQQAKALFKKYVESNGTSRIPGDLQQVVFNVAAQSGEDWPTLLNMYGHVTYDAEKRKMLRGLASTQDARRIVWILNAGLKGDIIQTQELPLVINTVCNGFAGYLFAWDFIQENWDRLIEKFPVGSFAIQTIINAATSQFSTQAHLSQVQGFFSSLKERGSQMRSVQEALETIRLNQRWMDKNLPTLQKWL; translated from the exons aGCGAGCCAACCTGCCGAGGAACATGATTGAGAACAGCATGTTTGAAGAAGAGCCTGATGTTGTGGATTTGGCCAAAGACTCTGCTACATTTCCG ACGTTTCCTGCTCTTGACCCAGATGAGGTGGCATATGAGCCTCGTAGTTCGCGGTTGCTTGTGCGAGGCTTGGGAGAGAATGACATggacgaggatgaggaggactGCGAGTCTTCAGCCCGTCTGCTGGGCATGTCCTTCATGAACCGTAGCTCTTCTCACAGACCCAGCTCATCCCCTTACACCAGACAACCCCCACCCAG GTCATGTTCACGGCCCTCAGCCCGTACCATGGTTGTATGTGTGTTATTCCTGGTGATAGCGGCATCTATGACTATGGTACTGTACTTCTTACCTGGATGCACCTTTACCAAG ACGGGATGTAAGCCGAACAAGACCACTCCCATTGAGCCAGTGTACCCTGAGTCCACAAATGGCACACTGTTTCCATGGGCACAGCTCCGGCTGCCTAAAAGCGTGCATCCTCTCAGCTATGACCTCACCCTGAACCCTGACCTCGAGAACATGACTTTCACCGGCCGCACTGTTATCGACATGTTGGTGCTTCACAACACCAAGCGCATTGTCCTGCACAGTGCTAATCTCAACATTGCCAAAGCTACCTTCAAG ctgggTGATGGCGACGCCAGTAATGTGACTGTACTGGAGTACAAACCCGCACAGCAGATAGCTGTGAAGTTCACTGAGGACCTGAAGGCAGGCCAGCACTGTGTTTTGACCCTGGAATACTCCGCCAAACTTTCACACACCTATGATGGTTTCTACAACAGCTCATACACAGATAAAGATGGAAACAAAAG GGTCCTAGCTGCAACTCAGTTTGAGCCACTGTCAGCCAGGAAGGCCTTTCCTTGCTTTGATGAACCAGCTTTCAAAGCCACCTTCCTGGTTAAAATCACCAGAAAACCAAACTACATGACTCTTTCCAACATGCCTAAG GCTAATACCACAGCTCTTCCCAATGGCCTCGTGAGAGATGAGTTTGAAAGGACAAGTGTGAACATGAGCACCTACCTGGTGGCCTTCATTGTTGCTGACTTCACCCCTATCAACAAAAATGTCTCAGAAACTCTG GTGTCTGTGTACTCGGTGCCAGAGAAGAAGGAGCACACTGAATATGCTCTGGACACAGCTTCCAAGCTGCTGGAGTTCTACAATAACTTCTTTGAAATTGACTACCCACTCAAAAAACTCG ACTTGGTAGCCATTCCGGACTTCCTGGCCGGAGCCATGGAGAACTGGGGACTCATCACTTTCAGAGAGACCAGCCTGCTGGTGGGAAAACAGTCCTCTTCTCTGGAAAAACAAGTAGTTGCCTCCGTCATAGCCCATGAGCTTGCACATCAG TGGTTTGGAAACCTGGTAACGATGAGCTGGTGGAACGACCTGTGGCTCAATGAAGGTTTTGCCACTTACATGCAGTACACAtcacttcaaacagtgttgccTCACCTGGACATT ggTAATTTGTTCCTGGCAGTGCGCTTCAGAGCCATGGACAAAGATGCATTAAACTCCTCCCATGCTGTTTCAACGGAGGTTAATACACCTGAACAAGTGGAAGAGATGTTTGACTCTGTCTCATATGAAAAG GGTGCATCCATTCTCCTGATGCTGAAGGCCTCACTGCCAGGCGACCAACAGTTCAGAAAGGGTATCATTCAATACCTGAATCAGTTCAGTGGATTAAACACAGACACTAACGACCTCTGGAACAGCCTTACGCAG GTCGACGTGTCGACGCAGCATCAGAATGTGACGGAGATGATGAGCTCATGGACGTCACAGAAAGGCTTCCCATTGGTAACTGTAAGCCGCAAGGGAGATGAGGTAACGCTGACACAGGAGCACTTCCTGCTCACGTCTGACAATGCCACGCATACTTCAAG CTTGTGGAATATTCCAGTGACGTACGTAAACGACAGCTGTAGTTCGGCCCCTGAGTGCAGACAAGTGTTCACTCTGAAGACCAAGTCAG agacATTCAAGCTGCCAGAGAGTGTAAAGTGGCTGAAGTTGAACTACAGAAACACAGGCTTCTACATCGTCCATTACGGAGACAAGGGCTGGGCTGATCTTAGAGATGCTTTGTCCAGCAATGTCAGTGTTCTTACACATGAGGACCGTGCGTCGCTCATACACAACATCTTTGCTCTCTCCAG ACTGGGACGTGTGTCCTTCCGTCATGTCCTCAACCTGTTAGACTACATGACCAATGAAACAGAGACTTCTCCCGTGTTAGAGGCCTTGTTACAGCTCAACAATTTGTACAGGCTGCTCGACAAAAGACAGGAGCACACTCTTGTGGCCCGCATGAAG GATTATATTTTGCGTCATTTTGGTTCTctgatgaacaaacaaacatgggtagaggaggagagtgtGTCTAAACAAGAGCTGCGTTCAGCCCTGCTGGAGACAGCCTGTAGTCTAAGTGAAAAAAGCTGCACTCAGCAAGCCAAAGCCCTGTTCAAAAAGTATGTTGAGTCCAACGGGACCTCACG gatCCCAGGCGACCTGCAGCAGGTCGTATTCAATGTGGCTGCTCAATCAGGTGAAGATTGGCCGACTTTGCTCAACATGTACGGACATGTGACTTATGATGCAGAGAAGCGAAAAATGCTACGAGGCCTAGCATCCACTCAGGATGCACGGCGTATAGTATG GATTCTAAATGCAGGTCTGAAGGGGGACATCATCCAGACACAGGAGTTGCCTTTGGTCATAAACACTGTGTGTAACGGCTTTGCTGGCTACTTGTTTGCCTGGGATTTTATACAAGAGAACTGGGACCGCCTTATAGAGAA GTTCCCTGTGGGCTCCTTTGCCATCCAGACAATCATCAACGCTGCCACCTCCCAGTTCTCCACACAGGCACACCTCAGTCAA GTGCAGGGTTTCTTCTCCAGTCTGAAGGAGCGCGGCTCTCAGATGAGGAGCGTGCAGGAAGCTTTGGAAACCATCAGACTGAACCAGCGCTGGATGGATAAGAACCTGCCTACACTCCAAAAATGGCTCTAA